A single genomic interval of Streptomyces graminofaciens harbors:
- the ruvA gene encoding Holliday junction branch migration protein RuvA → MIAFVSGTVAALAPNTAVVEVGGVGMAVQCAPNTLSTLRLGQPAKLATSLVVREDSLTLYGFVDDDERQVFELLQTASGVGPRLAQAMLAVHSPDALRRAVATGDEKALIAVPGIGKKGAQKLLLELKDRLGEPVGTPAIGTPITTGWRDQLHAALIGLGYATREADEAVTAVTPQAEAAEGTPQVGHLLRAALQTLNRAR, encoded by the coding sequence ATGATCGCCTTCGTCAGCGGCACGGTCGCCGCACTCGCTCCCAACACAGCGGTGGTCGAGGTGGGCGGGGTCGGTATGGCCGTGCAGTGCGCACCGAACACGCTGTCCACGCTGCGGCTCGGCCAGCCGGCCAAGCTCGCCACCTCCCTCGTCGTCCGCGAGGACTCCCTGACGCTCTACGGCTTCGTGGACGACGACGAGCGCCAGGTCTTCGAGCTGCTCCAGACCGCGAGCGGCGTCGGCCCGCGCCTGGCCCAGGCGATGTTGGCGGTGCACAGCCCGGACGCCCTGCGCCGAGCGGTCGCCACCGGTGACGAGAAAGCGCTGATCGCCGTCCCCGGCATCGGCAAGAAGGGCGCACAGAAGCTGCTGCTCGAGCTGAAGGACCGTCTGGGCGAGCCGGTCGGCACCCCCGCGATCGGTACGCCGATCACCACCGGCTGGCGCGACCAGCTGCACGCCGCCCTGATCGGCCTCGGGTACGCCACCCGCGAAGCCGACGAGGCCGTGACCGCCGTGACACCGCAGGCCGAGGCGGCCGAGGGCACGCCCCAGGTGGGCCACCTGCTCAGGGCGGCCCTGCAGACCCTGAACCGCGCCCGCTGA